A genomic region of Bacteroidales bacterium contains the following coding sequences:
- a CDS encoding glycoside hydrolase family 95 protein, translating to MRSPFIQSVAILILLTFISCTNTKHEEHLKLWYNLPADASVKDSPNGWSDDAEWLKALPLGNGSMGVMVFGDVNRERIQLNEESMWSGSLDDNDNPDAFAAQAQIRRFLFEGKYKEATELTNKTQICKGAGSGHGNGAAVPFGCFQTLGDLWIDNGKQSSYENYYRELDLDDAVVRVKYTQDGVNYRREIFTSQPDQVVVMRFTADKPGKISFTCGMNRPECYNTYTENERLVMSGALSDGKGGKGLKYAVNLKAVNKNGAVQYKDSLLVVENADEVVLVLSASTDYVLNYPEYKGRDYLTIVNENIKKAVSKKYDDLLNRHKNEYQPYFKRVNFDITPDEIIPVPTDIRLADFKNTLSDNHLVELIFQYGRYLLIASSRPGTLPANLQGIWANKLQTPWNGDYHTDVNVEMNYWHAEVTNLPEMHLPLFDLILSIAEPGRKTAAVQYHLNGWVVHPITNVWGYTAPGEKASWGMHTGGGAWISTHIAEHYAFTRDKAFLQKMYPALKGSVEFYTGWLVEDPKTGKLVSGPAVSPENTFIAPDGSHCQISMGPAHDQQVIWQLFTDFLMASEELGITDEFVEKIRNDRGKLAGSQIGSDGRLMEWAEEFPEVEPGHRHISHLFALHPGSQINLEHTPELAAAAKKSLDFRIVNGGGHTGWSAAWLISQYARLHEAEQACKSIHTVLSKSTSPNLFGLHPPFQMDANFGTTAGIAEMLVQSHEGNISLLPALPDQWTTGSVNGLRARGGYEIDMKWEDGELVSAEIHADHAGDIKVKYKNKKKLISLKADDKTTLSFE from the coding sequence ATGAGATCACCTTTCATTCAATCAGTCGCAATCCTCATATTGCTTACTTTTATTTCCTGTACCAACACCAAACACGAGGAACATCTTAAATTGTGGTACAATCTTCCTGCCGACGCTTCGGTAAAAGATAGTCCCAATGGATGGAGTGATGATGCCGAATGGCTGAAAGCCCTACCTTTAGGCAATGGTTCTATGGGAGTTATGGTCTTTGGCGATGTAAACAGGGAACGTATCCAACTAAATGAAGAAAGTATGTGGTCCGGCAGCCTTGATGATAATGACAATCCGGATGCTTTTGCTGCCCAGGCGCAAATACGCCGGTTTCTTTTTGAGGGTAAATACAAGGAAGCAACCGAATTAACGAATAAAACACAGATTTGTAAAGGCGCAGGATCGGGGCATGGCAACGGCGCTGCCGTTCCTTTCGGCTGTTTCCAGACGTTGGGCGATTTATGGATCGATAACGGAAAACAATCTTCTTACGAAAATTACTACCGTGAACTTGACCTGGATGATGCCGTAGTACGGGTAAAATATACACAGGACGGAGTAAACTACCGGCGCGAGATATTTACCAGTCAGCCGGATCAGGTAGTGGTCATGCGTTTTACAGCCGATAAGCCGGGAAAAATATCATTTACCTGCGGCATGAACCGCCCTGAGTGTTATAATACGTATACGGAAAATGAACGGCTTGTGATGTCGGGAGCACTTTCCGATGGAAAAGGGGGAAAGGGATTGAAATATGCCGTTAATTTAAAGGCCGTTAATAAAAATGGGGCTGTTCAGTACAAAGATTCGCTGTTGGTTGTTGAAAATGCCGATGAAGTTGTACTGGTGCTTTCCGCATCTACCGATTATGTATTAAACTATCCGGAATATAAAGGACGTGACTATCTAACCATAGTAAATGAAAACATAAAAAAAGCAGTGTCGAAAAAATATGATGATTTGCTGAATCGTCATAAAAATGAATACCAACCCTATTTTAAACGGGTAAATTTCGATATTACTCCGGATGAAATTATTCCGGTTCCGACCGATATCCGCCTGGCAGATTTTAAGAATACCCTTTCCGACAATCATTTAGTTGAACTGATTTTCCAGTATGGCCGTTACCTGTTGATTGCCTCATCCCGTCCCGGCACGCTTCCGGCCAACCTTCAGGGTATCTGGGCAAATAAACTTCAAACTCCCTGGAACGGTGACTACCATACCGACGTAAATGTGGAAATGAATTACTGGCATGCGGAAGTAACTAACCTGCCGGAAATGCATTTGCCGTTATTCGACCTGATACTATCAATCGCCGAACCGGGCAGAAAAACGGCAGCGGTTCAATATCACCTGAATGGCTGGGTGGTTCACCCGATAACCAATGTCTGGGGTTATACCGCTCCGGGCGAAAAGGCAAGCTGGGGAATGCATACCGGCGGCGGCGCATGGATCAGTACCCATATAGCCGAACATTATGCTTTTACCCGCGACAAAGCCTTTTTACAGAAAATGTATCCGGCATTGAAAGGTTCGGTTGAATTTTATACAGGCTGGCTGGTAGAAGATCCTAAAACCGGAAAATTAGTGTCCGGTCCCGCTGTATCGCCTGAAAATACATTTATCGCTCCCGATGGCAGCCATTGCCAGATCAGTATGGGGCCTGCTCATGATCAGCAGGTAATATGGCAACTTTTCACCGATTTCCTGATGGCATCGGAGGAACTGGGTATTACGGATGAATTTGTTGAAAAAATAAGGAACGACAGGGGAAAACTGGCAGGCTCCCAGATCGGTTCGGACGGCCGTTTGATGGAATGGGCGGAAGAATTCCCTGAGGTAGAGCCCGGGCATCGTCATATTTCCCATTTGTTTGCCCTGCATCCCGGTTCGCAGATCAATCTGGAACATACGCCGGAACTGGCGGCAGCGGCAAAAAAATCACTTGACTTCCGCATCGTCAATGGCGGCGGGCATACAGGTTGGAGTGCCGCATGGCTGATCAGCCAGTACGCACGGTTACACGAGGCCGAACAAGCCTGTAAAAGCATACATACGGTTTTATCTAAAAGTACTTCGCCCAATCTGTTCGGATTACACCCGCCTTTCCAGATGGATGCAAACTTCGGAACAACGGCAGGCATAGCCGAAATGTTGGTACAAAGCCATGAAGGAAATATCAGTTTGTTGCCAGCCTTGCCCGATCAATGGACTACAGGGAGTGTTAATGGATTAAGGGCTCGCGGAGGTTATGAAATAGATATGAAGTGGGAGGATGGTGAACTGGTTTCGGCTGAAATCCATGCCGATCATGCAGGCGATATAAAAGTAAAGTACAAAAACAAGAAAAAATTAATATCACTGAAAGCTGATGATAAAACAACACTGTCATTCGAATAG
- a CDS encoding VOC family protein, whose translation MKSISLISIALILNVNIYSQNVKRPPIWGIAKMTYLVSSDVLAQSYYGDFLGFDKAFTYPSPLGKITTYKVNDRQFLEFVEDKQAKEKDRLVSVTFETEDVEKMRQYLSSKGIKVPAEITVDGAGNLVFVVYDPVGVPIEFMEWGKKSLHAASKGKYLSERRISKRIHHVGLYTEILEDNPTFYTEILGCKLFLRFPEDVREKPGILYFQIPGTTEFIEHYPTDTRDFSHPCFLATDMQEVLYTLKERRRNEKLANPIIGKGRRWLLNLSNADGTRIEFTEMFLAK comes from the coding sequence ATGAAGTCAATTTCTTTGATAAGCATTGCATTGATATTGAATGTGAATATTTATTCACAGAATGTTAAAAGACCACCTATATGGGGTATTGCTAAAATGACTTACCTGGTGAGTAGTGATGTTTTAGCACAATCATATTATGGAGATTTTTTAGGTTTTGACAAGGCATTTACCTATCCTTCCCCTTTGGGAAAAATCACAACTTATAAAGTGAACGACCGACAGTTCCTGGAATTTGTAGAGGATAAACAAGCAAAAGAAAAAGATCGTTTGGTATCGGTAACTTTTGAAACAGAAGATGTCGAAAAAATGCGTCAATACCTCTCATCGAAAGGAATAAAAGTGCCTGCCGAAATTACAGTTGACGGAGCAGGGAACCTTGTCTTTGTTGTATACGATCCCGTTGGTGTCCCTATCGAATTTATGGAATGGGGGAAGAAATCATTACACGCTGCTTCAAAAGGTAAATATTTATCAGAAAGACGTATTTCCAAACGAATTCACCATGTGGGACTTTATACAGAAATACTGGAGGATAATCCTACATTTTATACGGAGATATTGGGATGTAAACTTTTTTTAAGATTTCCGGAAGATGTAAGGGAGAAACCCGGCATTCTTTACTTTCAAATACCTGGAACCACCGAATTCATTGAACATTATCCAACAGATACCCGTGATTTTTCCCATCCTTGTTTTCTTGCAACGGATATGCAGGAAGTGCTTTATACATTAAAAGAGCGCAGACGCAATGAAAAACTGGCCAATCCTATAATTGGGAAGGGGCGGCGATGGCTGTTGAATTTATCCAATGCAGATGGAACACGTATAGAATTTACTGAAATGTTTTTAGCGAAATAA
- a CDS encoding aldo/keto reductase has product MEKYSRREFIKGAVGAGVVLSLPGAGVSCISSIKNHYDAKGLPITLLGNTGVAIPRIVLGLGSRFCHIDKAEEAFEMLNYALDHGLYYWDTAHAYDNTIALPAGKTKPTELVISEIRVGEVVKTRRKEIFLSTKVQAREPSEAMKQIELSLKRLQTDKLDMLKIHGVESMEDVDEMSRKGHLIDIVQKMKDEGVTRFIGFSGHSSAEALKEISGRAEFDSMLLAMNHWSAKQNFDRESIAIPEGRRKKMGVLLMKAVRPKETIDGLNANDLVTYALSLEGPDAVVVGMDSVDVVKNNLDILHHFQRLSPARMKELAYQLEPFYQHKNLPWMQDGYQDGNWV; this is encoded by the coding sequence ATGGAAAAATACTCACGAAGAGAATTTATAAAAGGAGCTGTAGGAGCAGGTGTAGTGCTTTCTTTGCCGGGTGCCGGAGTATCCTGTATTTCATCCATTAAAAACCATTACGACGCAAAAGGATTACCAATAACCCTATTAGGAAATACAGGCGTAGCTATTCCGAGGATAGTGCTGGGATTGGGAAGTCGTTTCTGCCATATAGATAAGGCAGAGGAAGCATTTGAAATGTTGAATTACGCTTTAGATCATGGATTATACTACTGGGATACAGCTCATGCATACGATAATACGATTGCGCTACCTGCCGGGAAAACAAAACCCACAGAATTGGTCATCAGTGAAATTCGTGTAGGCGAAGTGGTGAAAACCCGCCGGAAAGAGATTTTCCTATCTACAAAAGTTCAGGCTCGTGAGCCCTCCGAAGCGATGAAGCAGATTGAACTCAGCCTGAAACGCCTCCAGACAGACAAATTGGATATGCTTAAGATTCACGGAGTAGAATCTATGGAGGATGTAGATGAAATGAGCCGGAAAGGACATCTGATCGACATTGTACAGAAAATGAAAGATGAAGGTGTTACCCGTTTTATAGGATTTTCGGGACACAGTAGTGCTGAAGCATTGAAAGAAATATCCGGAAGAGCCGAATTTGACAGTATGCTCTTAGCAATGAATCATTGGAGTGCAAAGCAAAATTTTGACCGTGAAAGTATCGCAATCCCAGAAGGAAGACGGAAGAAAATGGGCGTATTGCTCATGAAAGCTGTACGTCCAAAAGAAACCATCGATGGTTTGAATGCTAATGACTTGGTTACATACGCCCTTTCGCTGGAAGGTCCGGATGCAGTAGTGGTCGGGATGGATAGTGTTGATGTTGTGAAAAACAACCTGGATATATTACACCATTTTCAAAGATTATCACCTGCGAGAATGAAAGAATTGGCTTATCAGCTTGAACCATTTTATCAGCATAAAAACCTGCCATGGATGCAGGATGGGTATCAGGATGGCAATTGGGTATAA
- a CDS encoding 3-phosphoglycerate dehydrogenase has protein sequence MKKVLIATEKPFAVVAVEGIKDILGKAGYEVVLLEKYAGSAELQQAVADVDALIVRSDKVTKEVVDAARQLKIVVRAGAGYDNLDLEACTGKGVVAMNTPGQNSNAVAELAIGMMIFMARNQFTPGTGSELKGKNLGIHAYGNVGKLVAVLGKGFGMNVFAFDPFVSEETLKKDGITVITDVKELYRKCHYVSLHIPANDNTKKSIGYDLFSSMPKGGALINTARKEVIDEDGLLKAMMERNDLKYASDIAPDGIAKMEDSVGLRVFATPKKMGAETAEANINAGLAAAQQIVDFFQKKDTRFQVNK, from the coding sequence ATGAAAAAAGTTTTGATTGCCACAGAAAAGCCTTTTGCTGTGGTTGCGGTGGAAGGAATAAAAGATATTTTGGGAAAAGCCGGATATGAGGTCGTATTATTAGAAAAATATGCCGGATCTGCAGAATTGCAACAAGCTGTTGCTGATGTTGATGCATTGATCGTCCGTAGTGATAAGGTTACCAAAGAAGTCGTAGATGCTGCCCGTCAATTAAAGATTGTCGTGCGTGCCGGAGCGGGGTATGATAATCTTGACCTTGAAGCCTGTACTGGAAAAGGAGTCGTTGCTATGAACACTCCCGGACAAAATTCGAATGCTGTTGCCGAACTGGCCATCGGCATGATGATTTTTATGGCACGTAATCAATTTACTCCCGGAACCGGATCTGAATTGAAAGGCAAAAACCTGGGCATTCATGCTTACGGGAATGTAGGAAAGTTAGTAGCTGTCCTCGGGAAAGGATTTGGAATGAATGTATTTGCTTTCGATCCTTTTGTAAGTGAGGAAACATTGAAGAAGGATGGTATCACGGTTATTACCGATGTGAAAGAATTGTATCGGAAATGTCACTATGTATCTTTACATATACCTGCAAATGACAATACAAAGAAGTCCATTGGCTATGATCTTTTCTCATCTATGCCTAAAGGTGGTGCATTGATCAATACTGCCCGTAAGGAGGTGATTGATGAAGATGGCTTACTTAAAGCCATGATGGAACGTAATGACCTGAAATATGCGTCGGATATCGCTCCGGATGGAATTGCCAAAATGGAAGACAGCGTGGGATTACGTGTTTTTGCCACTCCTAAAAAAATGGGTGCAGAAACAGCGGAAGCCAATATCAATGCAGGTCTTGCAGCGGCACAACAGATTGTTGATTTCTTTCAAAAGAAAGATACCCGGTTTCAGGTAAATAAGTAA